Proteins encoded within one genomic window of Camelina sativa cultivar DH55 chromosome 19, Cs, whole genome shotgun sequence:
- the LOC104764064 gene encoding putative lysozyme-like protein, whose translation MVRLKFACPVLEINLISAQDLAPVSRNMKTYSVAWINTDPMRKLTTRVDQSNRANPIWNEKFVFRVNDKILDADASAIVIEIYAAAWAKDALVGTVNVLLSDLFAPWSGFGDGDDGGGGNNNMRLVTLQIRRPSGRLQGFLRLGVALLDGGQRSMPLSIEVFDGSRRGDTNKRDQEASRMMHRRTNSDQSDLTTSTNDYGVKTGVVTNGGGGGGGGGGLVIGADSMVNGSLCSSDIGPSASVVAAAIAQGLYNRQKTAVATTNSNNKEDASSILEGKTEGIEHRVERWRAEKKGAVEAAGSSDKSSGKGGAGRRRRRRRRKEKQQRGRNGGGGGEGKKGLFSCFGNVFGCEISITCGGGSGGEGDSTKKRYNKNKVVNLSAVDETFSHSAA comes from the coding sequence atGGTTCGACTCAAGTTCGCATGTCCCGTTCTTGAAATCAATCTAATCTCAGCTCAAGATTTAGCCCCTGTTTCAAGAAACATGAAAACGTATTCCGTCGCTTGGATCAACACCGATCCTATGAGGAAACTCACCACGCGTGTTGATCAATCCAACAGAGCTAACCCTATATGGAACGAGAAGTTCGTGTTTAGGGTTAACGATAAGATCCTTGACGCTGACGCTTCAGCTATTGTCATTGAGATTTACGCTGCGGCTTGGGCTAAAGACGCCCTTGTTGGTACTGTCAATGTTCTTCTTAGCGATCTTTTCGCTCCTTGGTCTGGTTTCGGCGACGGTGacgatggtggtggtgggaacAACAATATGAGGCTTGTGACGCTTCAGATCCGTCGTCCTTCCGGTAGGCTACAAGGGTTTTTACGGCTTGGCGTTGCGCTTCTTGATGGTGGTCAACGGAGTATGCCGTTATCTATTGAGGTTTTTGATGGAAGTAGAAGAGGAGATACGAATAAAAGAGATCAAGAAGCTTCAAGGATGATGCATCGTCGTACAAATAGCGATCAATCGGACTTAACAACGTCTACGAATGATTACGGAGTTAAAACAGGGGTTGTTAccaacggaggaggaggaggaggaggcggtggtggtcTTGTTATAGGTGCGGATAGTATGGTGAACGGTTCGCTTTGTAGCTCTGATATCGGACCATCAGCGTCAGTGGTCGCGGCTGCGATTGCGCAAGGGCTTTACAACAGGCAGAAAACAGCGGTTGCGACGACGAATAGTAATAACAAAGAGGACGCGAGTTCGATTCTTGAAGGGAAAACAGAGGGAATTGAGCACAGAGTCGAACGGTGGAGAGCTGAGAAAAAAGGCGCGGTTGAAGCGGCTGGATCAAGCGATAAATCTAGCGGGAAAGGGGGAGCGGGAAGGAGAcgtaggaggaggagaagaaaagagaaacaacaacgaGGGAGgaacggtggtggaggaggagaaggtaAGAAAGGGTTGTTTTCATGTTTCGGGAACGTGTTTGGATGCGAGATATCGATAACTTGTGGCGGTGGAAGCGGCGGAGAAGGAGACAGCACGAAGAAGAGATATAACAAGAATAAAGTAGTAAATCTTAGTGCTGTAGACGAAACGTTTAGTCATTCTGCGgcttaa
- the LOC104764068 gene encoding histone-lysine N-methyltransferase SUVR4-like, with amino-acid sequence MEQPMMLTEQDDKVRKALEKTRELSIPDEKTMPVLLKLLEEAGGSWSLVKLDNYSALIDAVLSVDEENKKLTEGSSNGNRGNTLSEGSSNGNKGKNPKVIDSPVSLKKIYETRSATSGPSVQVVQNSTGDRKRKYRNRISDITKGSESVEISLVDDVGSEDAPKFTYIPHNIVYQSAYVHVSLARISDEDCCANCKGDCLSADLPCACARETSGEYAYTNGGLLKEKFLDTCLKMKKEPDRFHKFYCKDCPLERDHDNGTYGKCDGHLIRKFIKECWRKCGCAMHCGNRVVQRGIRCKLQVYFTQEGKGWGLRTLQDLPKGTFVCEYIGEILTNTELYDRNIRFSGERHTYPVTLDADWGSEKELKDEEALCLDATICGNVARFINHRCEDANMIDIPVEIETPDRHYYHIAFFTLRDVKAMDELTWDYMIDFNDKSHPVKAFQCCCGSESCRDKKRKGSQGKLERRKIVPAKKQSGSKVVAFKR; translated from the exons ATGGAACAACCAATGATGCTCACTGAGCAAGACGACAAGGTACGCAAAGCTTTAGAGAAAACAAGGGAATTGTCTATTCCTGATGAAAAGACAATGCCAGTGCTTCTGAAGCTCCTAGAAGAGGCTGGTGGCAGTTGGTCTTTAGTTAAATTGGATAACTATTCTGCACTCATCGACGCTGTTCTCTCTGTTGACGAAGAGAATAAGAAGCTAACTGAAGGTTCATCCAATGGCAATAGAGGAAACACGCTAAGTGAAGGTTCATCCAATGGCAATAAAGGGAAGAATCCTAAGGTCATTGACTCTCCTGTTTCTCTGAAAAAAATTTACGAAACCCGTTCTGCAACCTCAGGTCCCTCCGTTCAGGTAGTCCAGAACAGTACTGGTGATCGCAAGAGGAAATATAGAAACAGAATTTCTGACATCACTAAAGGTTCGGAGAGCGTTGAAATATCTCTTGTCGATGATGTTGGAAGCGAGGATGCGCCAAAGTTTACTTACATCCCTCATAACATTGTCTACCAAAGTGCTTATGTCCACGTGTCTCTCGCTCGTATTTCTGATGAAGATTGCTGTGCCAACTGCAAAGGCGACTGTCTTTCAGCTGACCTTCCATGTGCTTGTGCTCGTGAAACCAGTGGAGAATATGCTTATACCAATGGCGGGTTGCTAAAGGAGAAGTTTCTGGACACCTGTTTAAAGATGAAAAAGGAACCAGATAGGTTTCATAAATTTTACTGCAAAGACTGCCCTTTGGAGAGAGACCACGATAATGGCACATACGGAAAATGTGATGGTCACCTTATCCGGAAGTTCATTAAGGAATGCTGGAGAAAGTGTGGATGTGCTATGCACTGTGGAAATCGAGTAGTACAGAGAGGGATAAGGTGCAAACTGCAG GTTTACTTCACCCAAGAAGGGAAAGGATGGGGTCTTAGAACACTGCAGGACTTGCCAAAAGGAACCTTTGTCTGTGAATACATTGGTGAAATATTGACCAACACGGAGTTATACGACCGGAATATAAGGTTTAGTGGTGAGCGGCATACATATCCTGTAACTCTGGATGCAGATTGGGGTTCTGAGAAGGAAttaaaagatgaagaagctcTCTGCCTGGATGCCACAATCTGTGGAAATGTCGCAAGGTTTATCAATCACAG atgcgaggatgCAAACATGATTGATATTCCGGTAGAAATAGAGACTCCGGACAGACATTACTATCAT ATTGCCTTTTTTACCCTACGAGACGTGAAGGCCATGGATGAGTTGACATGG GATTACATGATAGACTTCAATGATAAAAGTCATCCTGTAAAGGCATTTCAATGTTGCTGCGGAAGCGAATCATgcagagacaaaaaaagaaaag GATCTCAAGGCAagttagaaagaagaaagattgtTCCTGCTAAAAAACAATCAGGT TCCAAAGTGGTGGCGTTTAAGCGCTAG
- the LOC104764065 gene encoding cysteine-rich repeat secretory protein 39 produces the protein MVVHLISLLTPILALIIILSLPSLINTSQLDYDTLVFKQCDSLDANILQKTATKYSNYSNKNLILRAQALSSFLRKLESESSRSKFYKTLVGNEEHAVSGWFQCREDYPSEICHRCVSDLRDISYRLCGNATSARVHIRGCHLIYQFEGVETPSAQGARNHHNNHKLFETPEHGLLHKICDEATAETFAGFEELKREALAAAETGVVDGHGFFEDSFKLLHVVAQCDGHVEACDCGECVSAAAAAAAEECRWSIAGQIYLEGCYVGYTYHPHEVPDNSYHEEEGSKVNTGKSLAIVVGGVAALVLVAIFFMFLKSLRKKGDDC, from the exons ATGGTTGTCCACTTGATCTCTCTTCTCACACCAATCCTAGCCCTAATCATAATTCTGTCTCTTCCCTCTCTCATCAACACTTCCCAATTGGATTACGACACTCTAGTTTTCAAACAATGCGATTCATTGGACGCAAACATCCTTCAAAAAACAgcaacaaaatattcaaattactCAAATAAGAATCTCATTCTCCGTGCACAAGccctttcttctttcttacgCAAACTCGAATCCGAATCCTCTCGATCTAAGTTCTACAAGACTCTAGTTGGTAACGAAGAGCACGCCGTCTCTGGATGGTTCCAGTGCAGAGAAGATTATCCGAGTGAGATATGCCATAGATGTGTTAGTGATCTTCGTGACATTTCGTATAGACTGTGTGGAAACGCCACTTCAGCTCGTGTTCATATCCGAGGATGTCACTTGATATACCAGTTTGAAGGTGTTGAGACCCCTAGTGCTC AAGGAGCTAGGAATCATCACAACAACCACAAGTTATTCGAAACCCCCGAACACGGTCTTCTCCACAAGATATGTGATGAAGCAACGGCGGAGACGTTTGCCGGATTCGAAGAGTTGAAGAGAGAGGCACTCGCTGCAGCTGAAACAGGAGTCGTTGACGGGCACGGGTTCTTTGAGGATAGTTTCAAGCTCCTCCACGTTGTGGCTCAATGTGATGGCCACGTTGAAGCTTGCGATTGCGGCGAGTGCGTCAGTGCCGCGGCTGCTGCAGCGGCAGAAGAGTGTCGGTGGTCTATCGCGGGTCAAATATACTTAGAAGGGTGCTACGTCGGGTATACATACCACCCGCATGAAGTTCCCGATAATTCATACCACG aagaagaaggttcaaAAGTAAACACGGGGAAGTCGTTGGCGATAGTTGTAGGAGGAGTAGCGGCATTGGTCCTTGTTGCTATCTTTTTTATGTTCCTAAAGAGCTTGCGTAAAAAAGGAGATG ATTGTTGA
- the LOC104764070 gene encoding myb family transcription factor PHL13-like isoform X2, with product MNNNPVPCQAFPLVSGCSSGGNSFSSSSGFCNGVYVSSSSQARPPVSTVPRGSMTIAHVSEEGQRQECSMATQSLQVINQPQEQRNMTWSSDQLQGFFDFHVPVPQAESSRTTVSSKEVHSKSEWPDWADQLMSDDGLEPWSELLGDPVALNLDSEITTPSSDIARQEIVFNNQRQVDPLMDPFNAKNSPASSVTMDPLNAKTPASSMTSKQRMRWTPELHEAFVEAVNQLGGGERATPKAVLKLINSPGLTIYHVKSHLQKYRKARYKPELSENKEEPPVKNLKTVEDIKSLDLKTSIEITEALRLQMKVQKQLHEQLEIQRSLQLRIEEQGRYLQMMIEKQQKMQGSSSVPEAEGSAPSQSPSQVFLPNKATNSEPSTITQTLQSGANTISQSESASGSNRKRVREED from the exons ATGAATAACAATCCCGTCCCCTGTCAGGCATTTCCGCTGGTCTCTGGTTGCAGTTCTGGTGGGAATtcgttttcatcttcttccggATTCTGCAATGGTGTCTATGTTTCATCTTCCTCCCAGGCACGGCCTCCCGTTTCTACAGTGCCAAGAGGCAGTATGACTATTGCTCATGTCTCTGAAGAAGGGCAGAGGCAGGAATGCTCTATGGCTACACAATCTTTGCAAGTGATCAATCAGCCTCAAGAGCAGAGAAATATGACCTGGTCTTCAGATCAGCTTCAGGGCTTCTTTGATTTTCATGTTCCGGTTCCACAAGCGGAGAGCAGTAGAACTACGGTCTCGTCCAAGGAAGTCCATTCAAAAAGCGAATGGCCAGACTGGGCGGACCAGTTGATGTCTGATGATGGTCTTGAACCATGGTCAGAGCTTCTAGGTGATCCTGTTGCCCTCAATCTAGATTCAGAG ATAACAACACCGTCTTCTGATATAGCAAGGCAAGAGATAGTGTTCAATAATCAGCGCCAGGTGGATCCATTAATGGATCCTTTTAATGCCAAAAACTCGCCAGCTAGTTCAGTGACAATGGATCCTTTAAATGCCAAAACCCCAGCTAGTTCAATGACATCTAAGCAACGAATGCGTTGGACACCAGAACTTCATGAAGCATTTGTCGAAGCTGTTAATCAGCTCGGTGGTGGTGAAC GAGCCACCCCTAAGGCTGTTTTGAAGCTTATCAATAGTCCCGGGCTGACCATTTATCATGTCAAAAGCCATCTGCAG AAATACAGAAAGGCAAGATATAAACCGGAACTTTCAGAAAATAAAG AAGAACCTCCAGTGAAGAATTTGAAAACCGTTGAAGACATCAAATCTCTTGACTTGAAGAC GAGCATTGAAATCACTGAAGCTCTACGGTTACAGATGAAAGTTCAAAAGCAACTCCACGAGCAACTTGAG ATCCAAAGATCATTGCAGTTACGAATCGAAGAACAAGGTCGGTATCTTCAGATGATGATTGAGAAACAACAGAAGATGCAAGGGTCATCATCAGTGCCAGAAGCTGAAGGTTCAGCTCCATCACAAAGCCCTTCACAAGTTTTCCTCCCTAATAAAGCAACCAATTCAGAACCATCAACAATAACTCAGACACTGCAGAGTGGTGCTAACACAATATCTCAAAGTGAATCTGCTTCTGGGAGTAATAGAAAACGggttagagaagaagattag
- the LOC104764072 gene encoding LOW QUALITY PROTEIN: peroxisome biogenesis protein 12-like (The sequence of the model RefSeq protein was modified relative to this genomic sequence to represent the inferred CDS: deleted 1 base in 1 codon) — MLFQVGGEGTRPTFFEMAAAQQLPASLRAALTYSLGVFALRRSFLHKILDYEDEFFAALMLILEGHSLRTTDASFAESLYGLRRKSARLRLRKDSARKDSSEEVQHSGLEKRQRILSVVFLVVLPYFKSKLHAIYNKEREARLRESLWGTEDQGFDETDFFTGEESIVSREPSGNEELSVRVQLATKIKKFIAVCYPWIHASSEGLSFTYQLLYLLDATGFYSLGLQALGIQVCRATGQELMDTSSRISKIRNHERERLRGPPWLKTVQGALLSCSYAVLDYAQTGLIAAVFIFKMMEWWYQSAEERLSAPTVYPPPPPPPAPTMAKEGIPLPPNRSLCALCLQKRANPSVVTVSGFVFCYSCVFKYVTKYKRCPVTLIPASVDQIRRLFHDT; from the exons atgttgtttcaGGTGGGAGGTGAAGGGACACGCCCCACCTTCTTTGAGATGGCTGCAGCTCAGCAACTTCCGGCTAGCCTTCGCGCCGCTCTCACTTATTCCCTCGGC gtttttgcttTGAGACGATCGTTCCTCCATAAGATTTTAGACTACGAGGATGAATTCTTTGCTGCTCTGATGCTTATTCTTGAAGGACACAGCTTACGAACCACAG ATGCTTCGTTTGCTGAATCATTGTATGGTTTGAGGAGGAAATCAGCGAGGTTGAGATTGAGGAAAGATAGTGCCAGGAAGGATTCTAGCGAAGAAGTTCAACATTCCGGTTTAGAGAAGCGTCAAAGAATCCTTTCTGTTGTGTTTCTG gttgTGTTACCGTACTTCAAGTCTAAGTTGCATGCAATCTATAACAAAGAAAGGGAAGCGAGGCTCAGGGAAAGTTTATGGGGAACTGAGGATCAAGGATTTGATGAAACTGACTTCTTCACAGGGGAAGAATCAATTGTTTCAAGAGAGCCTAGTGGGAATGAAGAGCTTTCTGTTCGAGTACAATTAGCTacgaaaattaaaaagtttatagcTGTCTGTTATCCTTGGATACATGCATCAAGTGAAG GATTATCGTTCACTTACCAGCTCTTATATCTGCTGGATGCTACTGGATTTTATTCTCTTGGGCTACAAGCTCTTGGGATTCAAGTTTGTCGAGCTACAGGGCAAGAACTG ATGGACACATCCTCAAGAATTTCAAAGATACGGAATCATGAGCGTGAGAGGCTTCGTGGTCCTCCATGGTTAAAA ACCGTGCAAGGGGCACTTCTTAGCTGCTCATATGCGGTGCTTGACTACGCTCAAACCGGTCTGATTGCAGCAGTTTTTATCTTTAAA atGATGGAATGGTGGTATCAATCAGCTGAAGAGAGA TTATCAGCTCCAACAGTGTAccctccacctccacctccaccagCCCCAACG ATGGCCAAAGAAGGAATCCCTCTACCTCCCAACAGATCCCTCTGTGCGTTGTGCTTGCAAAAACGTGCAAATCCATCAGTTGTCACGGTCTCTGGATTTGTTTTCTGCTACTCATGCGTATTTAAGTATGTTACAAAG TACAAGCGATGTCCGGTGACATTGATTCCGGCCAGCGTGGATCAGATTAGGAGGCTGTTTCATGACACTTAG
- the LOC104764069 gene encoding 60S ribosomal protein L23, producing MSKRGRGGTSGNKFRMSLGLPVAATVNCADNTGAKNLYIISVKGIKGRLNRLPSACVGDMVMATVKKGKPDLRKKVLPAVIVRQRKPWRRKDGVFMYFEDNAGVIVNPKGEMKGSAITGPIGKECADLWPRIASAANAIV from the exons ATGTCGAAGCGAG GAAGAGGAGGAACCTCTGGTAACAAGTTCAGGATGTCACTAGGTCTTCCAGTGGCAGCTACTGTCAACTGTGCTGACAACACCGGAGCTAAGAACCTTTACATCATTTCTGTTAAAGGGATCAAGGGACGTCTTAACCGTTTGCCATCAGCTTGTGTTGGTGATATGGTTATGGCTACTGTCAAGAAAGGTAAGCCTGATCTCCGTAAGAAGGTGCTCCCTGCTGTCATTGTTAGGCAGAGGAAGCCATGGCGCCGAAAGGATGGTGTCTTCATGTATTTCGAGG ATAATGCTGGTGTCATCGTCAATCCCAAGGGTGAAATGAAAG GATCTGCTATCACTGGACCAATCGGAAAGGAGTGTGCTGATCTGTGGCCAAGAATCGCAAGTGCTGCTAACGCCATCGTTTAA
- the LOC104764063 gene encoding uncharacterized protein LOC104764063, whose amino-acid sequence MFGCDCFYWSRGVSELDSESAEPKPSSLPSPLPCWPQGNGFATGIINLGEIDVVKITKLHRVWSSDSSHGKSKRATFYRAEEIPEGFHCLGHYCQPTDKPLRGYVLAARASETISVDNLPPLKKPVSYSLVWSADSEKNGGGYFWLPIPPVGYRAMGFFVTHQPGEPETEEVRCVREDLTESCETSEMILEVGSSKKSNRSGSPFSVWSTQPCERGMLSQGVAVGSFFCCTYDISSDRKVPDIGCLKNLDSTLHAMPNLNQVHAVIEHYGPTVYFHPEEAYMPSSVQWFFKNGALLYRSGKSQGEPINSTGSNLPAGGCNDMEFWIDLPEDEEAKSHLKKGNLESSELYVHVKPALGGTFTDIVMWIFCPFNGPATLKIGIFTLPMTRIGEHVGDWEHFTFRVCNFSGELWQMFFSQHSGGGWVDASEIEFVKDNKPAVYSSKHGHASFPHPGMYLQGSSKFGIGVRNDVAKSKYMLESSQRYVIVAAEYLGNGVVMEPRWLQYMREWGPSIAYDSGSEINKIMNLLPLVVRFSFENIVDLFPIALYGEEGPTGPKEKDNWEGDEIC is encoded by the exons ATGTTTGGGTGTGATTGTTTTTACTGGAGCAGAGGAGTCTCCGAGTTGGATTCGGAATCGGCCGAGCCAAAGCCCTCCTCACTTCCGTCTCCTCTTCCTTGTTGGCCACAAG GGAATGGTTTTGCCACGGGAATAATAAACCTAGGAGAAATTGATGTGGTGAAAATCACTAAGCTCCATAGAGTTTGGAGCTCCGATTCATCGCACGGAAAATCAAAACGTGCTACATTTTACAGAGCTGAGGAAATTCCAGAAGGTTTCCACTGCCTTGGTCACTATTGTCAACCAACCGATAAGCCCTTGAGAGGTTATGTACTTGCAGCTCGGGCTAGTGAAACCATCAGTGTTGATAATCTGCCGCCCCTGAAAAAGCCTGTGAGTTATTCCTTGGTTTGGAGTGCTGATTCAGAGAAAAATGGCGGTGGCTATTTCTGGCTACCTATTCCTCCGGTTGGTTACAGAGCAATGGGATTTTTTGTAACCCATCAACCAGGGGAACCTGAGACAGAGGAGGTTAGATGTGTGAGAGAGGATCTTACAGAGAGTTGTGAAACCTCTGAGATGATACTTGAGGTGGGTTCTTCCAAGAAGTCGAACCGCTCTGGTTCTCCTTTTAGTGTATGGAGCACCCAACCTTGCGAGAGAGGAATGCTCTCACAAGGTGTAGCTGTTGGGTCATTCTTTTGCTGCACATATGATATATCTTCTGATAGGAAGGTCCCTGATATTGGATGCTTAAAGAATCTTGATTCGACTTTACACGCGATGCCAAATCTCAACCAGGTCCATGCTGTTATCGAACACTACGGACCAACCGTCTACTTCCACCCCGAAGAAGCTTACATGCCTTCATCCGTACAATGGTTCTTTAAAAACGGAGCTTTGTTGTACCGGTCAGGGAAATCACAAGGTGAACCGATTAACTCCACAGGCTCGAACTTGCCTGCTGGAGGATGCAATGATATGGAATTCTGGATAGATCTTcctgaagacgaagaagcaaaGAGTCATCTCAAGAAAGGAAACCTTGAAAGCTCCGAGCTTTACGTTCATGTGAAACCAGCACTTGGTGGAACCTTCACCGACATTGTGATGTGGATCTTCTGTCCCTTTAATGGCCCGGCCACGCTCAAAATCGGGATATTCACGTTACCTATGACCCGCATAGGAGAACATGTTGGTGACTGGGAACATTTCACTTTCCGTGTATGCAACTTCTCTGGTGAGCTTTGGCAAATGTTCTTCTCTCAGCACAGTGGTGGTGGTTGGGTTGATGCGTCAGAAATTGAGTTTGTGAAAGATAACAAACCGGCTGTGTACTCATCTAAACACGGACATGCGAGTTTCCCTCATCCAGGGATGTATCTCCAAGGCTCGTCAAAGTTCGGGATTGGAGTGAGAAATGACGTTGCGAAAAGTAAGTACATGTTGGAATCTAGCCAAAGGTATGTGATTGTAGCAGCAGAGTATTTAGGTAATGGAGTTGTGATGGAGCCGCGCTGGTTACAGTATATGAGAGAATGGGGTCCGAGCATTGCCTATGATTCAGGGTCTGAGATCAATAAGATCAtgaatcttcttcctctggttgTTAGGTTCTCTTTTGAGAACATTGTTGATTTGTTTCCCATTGCTCTTTATGGAGAAGAAGGTCCTACGGGACCAAAGGAGAAAGATAACTGGGAAGGAGATGAGATCtgttga
- the LOC104764070 gene encoding myb family transcription factor PHL13-like isoform X1, protein MTLASDYSFPTAMSSSFATLDERHHRNFPNILWVSSGQELMNNNPVPCQAFPLVSGCSSGGNSFSSSSGFCNGVYVSSSSQARPPVSTVPRGSMTIAHVSEEGQRQECSMATQSLQVINQPQEQRNMTWSSDQLQGFFDFHVPVPQAESSRTTVSSKEVHSKSEWPDWADQLMSDDGLEPWSELLGDPVALNLDSEITTPSSDIARQEIVFNNQRQVDPLMDPFNAKNSPASSVTMDPLNAKTPASSMTSKQRMRWTPELHEAFVEAVNQLGGGERATPKAVLKLINSPGLTIYHVKSHLQKYRKARYKPELSENKEEPPVKNLKTVEDIKSLDLKTSIEITEALRLQMKVQKQLHEQLEIQRSLQLRIEEQGRYLQMMIEKQQKMQGSSSVPEAEGSAPSQSPSQVFLPNKATNSEPSTITQTLQSGANTISQSESASGSNRKRVREED, encoded by the exons ATGACACTTGCTAGCGATTATAGTTTTCCAACCGCTATGTCTTCATCTTTTGCAACTCTAGATGAGAGACACCACCGTAACTTTCCTAACATTTTGTGGGTTTCTTCAGGACAGGAACTGATGAATAACAATCCCGTCCCCTGTCAGGCATTTCCGCTGGTCTCTGGTTGCAGTTCTGGTGGGAATtcgttttcatcttcttccggATTCTGCAATGGTGTCTATGTTTCATCTTCCTCCCAGGCACGGCCTCCCGTTTCTACAGTGCCAAGAGGCAGTATGACTATTGCTCATGTCTCTGAAGAAGGGCAGAGGCAGGAATGCTCTATGGCTACACAATCTTTGCAAGTGATCAATCAGCCTCAAGAGCAGAGAAATATGACCTGGTCTTCAGATCAGCTTCAGGGCTTCTTTGATTTTCATGTTCCGGTTCCACAAGCGGAGAGCAGTAGAACTACGGTCTCGTCCAAGGAAGTCCATTCAAAAAGCGAATGGCCAGACTGGGCGGACCAGTTGATGTCTGATGATGGTCTTGAACCATGGTCAGAGCTTCTAGGTGATCCTGTTGCCCTCAATCTAGATTCAGAG ATAACAACACCGTCTTCTGATATAGCAAGGCAAGAGATAGTGTTCAATAATCAGCGCCAGGTGGATCCATTAATGGATCCTTTTAATGCCAAAAACTCGCCAGCTAGTTCAGTGACAATGGATCCTTTAAATGCCAAAACCCCAGCTAGTTCAATGACATCTAAGCAACGAATGCGTTGGACACCAGAACTTCATGAAGCATTTGTCGAAGCTGTTAATCAGCTCGGTGGTGGTGAAC GAGCCACCCCTAAGGCTGTTTTGAAGCTTATCAATAGTCCCGGGCTGACCATTTATCATGTCAAAAGCCATCTGCAG AAATACAGAAAGGCAAGATATAAACCGGAACTTTCAGAAAATAAAG AAGAACCTCCAGTGAAGAATTTGAAAACCGTTGAAGACATCAAATCTCTTGACTTGAAGAC GAGCATTGAAATCACTGAAGCTCTACGGTTACAGATGAAAGTTCAAAAGCAACTCCACGAGCAACTTGAG ATCCAAAGATCATTGCAGTTACGAATCGAAGAACAAGGTCGGTATCTTCAGATGATGATTGAGAAACAACAGAAGATGCAAGGGTCATCATCAGTGCCAGAAGCTGAAGGTTCAGCTCCATCACAAAGCCCTTCACAAGTTTTCCTCCCTAATAAAGCAACCAATTCAGAACCATCAACAATAACTCAGACACTGCAGAGTGGTGCTAACACAATATCTCAAAGTGAATCTGCTTCTGGGAGTAATAGAAAACGggttagagaagaagattag